The following are encoded in a window of Oscillospiraceae bacterium genomic DNA:
- a CDS encoding zinc ribbon domain-containing protein, with product MAKKKNNKIPLPIFILICAVLVFVMYISLSTLTLAIWGESVMGTVDSYDSRREDMTAQENRSRTISKGYWFMANGKEYRGYVMYSSDEAWPNLDESETRSERISYLSFLPYINKPSALCELRSMGEVAIIYHILSPVGCLLLLLLVIRTQKKQTKQRKRAARKPAAPQIIETRSDTDMFCYNCGNKITEGMTFCSSCGTKIQANAPGVCTACGAELPEGAEFCIGCGAAVNLAVPQPMEPSRAAAPARSQGGTGLVGFSDRYNCPEILAAAQKNKKSSIGCMWILVFVPLIGFPIAGLLMDDFPFGESLLIGIGIALVMLTVNLLALRRTKQPMWEGVVVNKYSKEKSEHRGGEDDNYRTYTEYTTIINTDAGKKKTIVEKDSGRHMYDYLSIGDRVRFHPKFGTYEKYDKSKDRIIYCNVCSMMNPIQNDRCKRCNNLLFK from the coding sequence ATGGCAAAGAAAAAGAACAACAAAATCCCACTTCCCATATTTATCCTCATTTGCGCCGTACTGGTGTTCGTCATGTACATAAGCCTCAGTACGCTGACGCTGGCGATTTGGGGCGAGAGCGTCATGGGTACGGTGGACAGCTATGACAGCCGCCGAGAGGACATGACAGCGCAGGAAAACCGCTCCCGCACCATATCAAAGGGCTATTGGTTCATGGCAAACGGCAAGGAATACCGGGGCTATGTGATGTATTCGAGCGACGAGGCGTGGCCGAATCTGGACGAGAGCGAAACACGTTCCGAGCGCATCAGCTACCTTTCGTTCCTCCCCTATATCAATAAGCCCTCTGCCCTCTGTGAGTTGAGAAGCATGGGAGAGGTTGCCATCATCTATCACATACTATCGCCCGTCGGTTGCCTGCTCCTGCTGCTTTTAGTGATCCGCACACAAAAGAAACAAACGAAGCAGAGGAAAAGGGCGGCGAGGAAACCCGCCGCACCTCAAATAATTGAGACAAGGAGTGATACGGATATGTTTTGTTATAACTGCGGAAACAAGATTACGGAGGGCATGACTTTCTGTTCGAGCTGCGGCACAAAAATACAAGCAAACGCCCCCGGTGTGTGTACGGCTTGCGGCGCAGAGTTGCCGGAGGGAGCTGAATTTTGCATAGGTTGTGGAGCGGCAGTGAATCTGGCAGTGCCGCAGCCGATGGAGCCGAGCCGTGCGGCAGCTCCCGCACGATCACAGGGCGGTACGGGGCTGGTCGGCTTTTCCGACAGGTATAACTGCCCTGAGATACTGGCCGCTGCGCAGAAAAATAAGAAATCCTCCATTGGCTGTATGTGGATATTGGTTTTTGTGCCGCTCATTGGCTTTCCCATCGCCGGTCTGCTAATGGACGATTTCCCCTTTGGAGAATCCCTTCTCATTGGCATAGGCATCGCTCTTGTCATGCTGACCGTTAATCTGCTGGCACTGCGAAGAACCAAGCAGCCCATGTGGGAGGGCGTGGTCGTCAATAAGTACAGTAAGGAAAAAAGTGAGCATCGAGGCGGCGAGGACGATAATTACAGAACTTATACGGAATACACCACGATCATCAACACCGATGCGGGCAAGAAAAAGACCATCGTTGAAAAGGACAGCGGGCGGCATATGTATGATTATCTCTCTATTGGTGACAGGGTGCGGTTTCATCCCAAATTCGGCACATACGAGAAGTACGATAAATCCAAAGACCGCATCATCTATTGCAATGTCTGCTCTATGATGAACCCCATACAAAATGACCGTTGCAAGCGGTGTAATAACCTGTTATTCAAATGA
- a CDS encoding zinc ribbon domain-containing protein, with the protein MERFNTLMEAAEFSATRCTSWSFATAKDRYDVNSLLVLAETSDSEDPIDEDSFYVVSPAGAIGLCEDGEDIDWLFLPNPDAGETRPEAYTAAPQVNFCSKCGNPVTPGARFCGKCGNRL; encoded by the coding sequence ATGGAGAGATTTAACACGCTGATGGAGGCTGCGGAGTTTTCGGCAACACGCTGTACAAGCTGGAGCTTTGCCACTGCCAAGGATAGATACGATGTAAACAGCTTGCTGGTGCTTGCCGAAACAAGCGACAGTGAAGACCCCATCGACGAGGACAGCTTTTATGTGGTATCGCCTGCTGGAGCTATCGGCTTATGCGAGGACGGCGAGGACATCGACTGGCTGTTTCTTCCCAACCCGGACGCTGGCGAAACCCGACCCGAAGCCTACACCGCCGCCCCACAGGTCAACTTCTGTTCCAAGTGCGGAAACCCCGTCACTCCGGGCGCACGGTTTTGCGGTAAGTGCGGCAATAGACTATGA
- a CDS encoding shikimate kinase has protein sequence MPNGIIVFGANGSGKSTLGRELARVLNYKFIDHEDYAFEKSEIPYTAERSREECLRLMLADINQYRSFVLCAVTGTFAMRLRRCTILPYICRHRRIFACSALSSVPLNGMVPRSGGRRHG, from the coding sequence ATGCCAAACGGAATTATTGTATTTGGTGCAAACGGCAGCGGAAAGTCGACTCTCGGGCGGGAGCTGGCACGCGTTTTGAATTATAAGTTTATAGATCATGAGGATTATGCTTTTGAAAAGTCGGAAATCCCGTACACCGCCGAGCGTTCACGCGAAGAGTGTCTGCGGTTGATGCTCGCCGATATCAATCAATATCGTTCGTTTGTCCTCTGTGCCGTCACCGGGACTTTTGCGATGAGATTACGTCGATGTACGATTTTGCCGTATATCTGTCGGCACCGCAGGATATTCGCATGCAGCGCATTGAGCAGCGTGCCATTGAACGGTATGGTACCGCGTTCGGGAGGGCGGCGACATGGTTGA
- a CDS encoding AraC family transcriptional regulator: MQQEEKAFVVEKLQEYIDLHIDRPITLKQLSDVAGYSPGYVTQMFRETVGRSPYDYVRARRLTAAALALRDGDQRVLDVALDFLFDSHEGFTRAFSKEFGIRPGDYKRNTPAIRLFLPVKAYQSYRALHPDDDDKEDLMSDTKTIFAQVIERPARKCLLKRAKTADEYFKYCEEVGCDVWNVLLSVKEALYEPIGMWLPKHLIPAGTSKYVQGVELPLNYDKPIPADFELISLPPCTMMVFQSESYEDEKFCEAIGEVWEHVKTFNPELYGYKWTPEAAPRFQLAPIGSRGYIEAYPVEKV, from the coding sequence ATGCAACAGGAAGAAAAAGCGTTTGTCGTCGAGAAGCTGCAGGAGTATATTGACCTGCACATCGACCGCCCGATCACGCTGAAACAGCTCTCCGACGTCGCCGGGTATTCGCCCGGATATGTCACGCAGATGTTTCGAGAGACGGTCGGAAGAAGCCCTTATGATTACGTCCGCGCGCGCCGGCTGACGGCCGCGGCTTTGGCACTGCGTGACGGCGATCAGCGGGTGCTTGACGTTGCGCTGGACTTTCTGTTTGACAGCCACGAGGGCTTTACGCGCGCCTTTTCAAAGGAATTCGGAATTCGGCCCGGGGACTATAAGCGGAATACACCGGCAATCCGGTTGTTTTTGCCGGTAAAAGCGTATCAGAGTTACCGGGCACTTCATCCTGACGACGATGACAAGGAGGATCTTATGTCTGATACAAAAACGATTTTTGCACAGGTGATCGAACGCCCTGCAAGGAAATGCTTATTGAAGCGCGCAAAAACGGCGGACGAATATTTCAAGTACTGCGAGGAGGTCGGATGCGACGTTTGGAACGTACTGCTGAGCGTTAAAGAGGCGTTGTATGAACCGATCGGCATGTGGCTGCCCAAGCACCTGATCCCGGCGGGCACTTCGAAATATGTACAGGGAGTCGAACTACCGCTCAATTACGACAAGCCGATTCCGGCGGATTTTGAATTGATCTCGCTCCCGCCCTGCACGATGATGGTGTTTCAGAGCGAATCGTATGAAGACGAAAAGTTCTGTGAAGCAATCGGCGAGGTCTGGGAGCATGTCAAGACTTTTAACCCGGAACTGTATGGGTACAAATGGACACCCGAGGCTGCGCCGCGCTTTCAGTTGGCACCGATCGGCAGCAGAGGATATATCGAGGCATACCCGGTCGAAAAAGTATAA
- a CDS encoding helix-turn-helix transcriptional regulator, which produces MIIKIGTKIKTLRKKVDVTQDRLAEYLGVTAQAISRWESEICYPDIEVLPAIADFFNISLDELIGVDQKRKENKINEYIERAKKEQCAGNFKEAVSVYREAISQFPSSYKLQASLACAIGCIDNGEKIPLESANESINICRRILEDCMDDSIRYWALNILCWVYYRQLEDFNKAIQMTDRLPKIFGCQEFIQAETLKIRMPSEKAEEFIYSYISAMLITFNRQQFAYCNDKKVMLEVLIGELKNLLTGLSS; this is translated from the coding sequence ATGATAATTAAAATCGGAACCAAGATTAAAACTTTAAGAAAAAAGGTTGATGTTACACAAGACCGTTTAGCTGAATATTTAGGGGTAACGGCGCAAGCAATATCACGTTGGGAAAGTGAAATATGTTATCCTGATATTGAAGTTCTTCCTGCAATCGCGGATTTTTTTAATATCTCTCTTGACGAATTAATCGGTGTGGATCAAAAGCGAAAAGAAAACAAGATTAATGAGTATATTGAGAGAGCAAAAAAAGAACAGTGTGCCGGAAATTTCAAAGAGGCAGTCTCTGTTTATAGAGAAGCGATAAGCCAATTCCCATCAAGCTATAAATTACAAGCTTCTTTGGCATGTGCAATCGGGTGCATAGATAATGGTGAAAAAATACCTCTTGAATCAGCGAATGAATCAATCAATATTTGTCGGCGTATTTTAGAGGATTGTATGGATGATTCAATTCGCTACTGGGCTTTAAATATCTTATGTTGGGTTTATTACAGGCAGCTGGAAGATTTTAATAAAGCAATCCAAATGACAGATCGGCTTCCAAAAATTTTCGGATGCCAAGAATTCATACAAGCAGAAACTCTAAAAATCCGTATGCCTTCTGAAAAAGCAGAAGAGTTCATCTATTCATACATTTCTGCAATGCTGATAACATTTAACAGACAGCAGTTTGCTTATTGCAATGATAAAAAGGTCATGTTGGAAGTGTTGATTGGTGAGTTAAAAAATCTGTTGACAGGATTATCATCGTAA
- a CDS encoding ABC transporter permease, translated as MNNRLFLRLARTNLARNRRMYLPYAIATAIMSAMFFIIINTVFSKSISNMSYGPTMMAMLQFGIIVMALFTFGYMLYLNSFLIKRRKKEFGLYGILGLEKRHVSRIILTENTILNFSSLGTGLLLGTVFGKLIFMLLMVIVHSAPASKFELSPTAYLITILFFGLIFFVTSIYNQFRVRLANPIDLINGDKKGEKKLRGVIPLSLLGLACTGVGYYVSFVVKGSGAALGFFWPAVILVIIGTNLLFVSGSQFVLRAIKKNPRLYYKPRNFVSVSGLVHRMKQNALGLANICILSTMVLVTVSSVCALFFGQEGILDVQHPVDYQVNISYNASEPMPDMSSVPETIQALAEKKGVQIESIYIYNAIQNYIILSDGELTMKSSDGTFTFNDLIDSDNQYKLYLIPLSDYNTVTGENAALDDNEILVLSENPVNSNVVTAPSGDVFSIKSVRSGTVFTDCKNSVRTNVIYIIAKDMTTCAKLDYTGTDDTVDRRRIITDVNLVGSDFQAYINFTDATGEKVYQIARDQLSEATYSTSSIDRNRAQNYATYGGLLFIGIFFVILFLVNTVLIMYFKQVSEGYEDRERYEIMRKVGMSDEEVRATINRQVLIVFFLPLAMALAHIFAATNIITQIVNAFVMLNNALTLICIGVSVVVYILVYIFAFRATAKTYYKIVK; from the coding sequence TTGAATAATCGGCTTTTCCTGCGGCTCGCCAGGACGAATCTGGCACGCAATCGGCGGATGTACCTGCCTTATGCGATCGCGACCGCTATCATGTCGGCGATGTTTTTCATCATCATAAACACCGTGTTCAGCAAGAGTATTTCGAATATGAGCTACGGCCCCACGATGATGGCGATGCTCCAATTCGGCATCATCGTCATGGCGCTGTTCACCTTCGGCTATATGCTCTATCTTAACAGCTTTCTGATCAAGCGCCGCAAAAAAGAATTCGGCCTATACGGTATTTTAGGACTGGAAAAGCGCCACGTAAGCAGAATCATCCTGACCGAGAATACCATCCTCAATTTCTCATCGCTTGGGACCGGCCTGTTGTTGGGTACGGTCTTCGGAAAATTGATCTTCATGTTGCTCATGGTCATTGTGCACTCGGCACCCGCCAGTAAATTCGAACTCTCTCCGACTGCCTACCTGATCACAATCCTGTTTTTCGGCCTCATCTTTTTTGTCACTTCGATCTACAACCAGTTCCGCGTACGGCTGGCCAACCCGATCGACCTGATCAACGGCGACAAAAAAGGAGAAAAAAAGCTGCGCGGCGTTATCCCGCTGTCGCTTCTCGGTCTTGCCTGCACCGGTGTGGGATATTATGTCTCGTTCGTAGTCAAAGGTTCTGGCGCAGCTCTGGGATTTTTTTGGCCCGCGGTCATTCTGGTCATCATCGGCACCAATCTGTTGTTCGTCTCGGGCAGCCAATTCGTCCTCAGAGCCATCAAAAAGAATCCCCGATTGTATTATAAACCTCGCAACTTCGTGTCGGTCTCGGGCCTTGTGCACCGTATGAAGCAAAACGCCCTGGGTTTGGCCAATATCTGTATTCTCTCCACAATGGTACTCGTGACGGTGTCGTCCGTCTGTGCGCTGTTCTTCGGACAGGAGGGCATCCTCGATGTCCAGCACCCGGTCGATTATCAAGTGAATATCTCCTACAACGCTTCCGAACCGATGCCGGACATGTCATCTGTTCCAGAGACAATACAGGCTCTCGCTGAGAAAAAAGGCGTCCAAATCGAGTCAATTTATATCTACAACGCCATTCAGAACTATATCATCCTCTCCGACGGTGAATTGACCATGAAGTCCTCAGACGGCACATTCACATTCAACGATCTGATTGACTCCGATAATCAATATAAACTCTATCTGATTCCGCTTTCGGATTATAATACCGTCACTGGAGAAAATGCTGCCCTCGACGACAATGAAATCCTTGTTTTAAGCGAAAACCCGGTGAATTCAAACGTGGTTACAGCACCGAGCGGAGACGTTTTCTCAATCAAATCCGTGCGCTCCGGAACAGTGTTTACCGATTGTAAAAACAGTGTGCGTACCAATGTCATCTATATCATCGCGAAGGACATGACGACTTGTGCAAAGCTCGATTACACAGGTACGGATGATACCGTAGACCGCAGGCGCATCATCACTGATGTCAACCTCGTAGGCAGCGATTTTCAAGCCTATATCAACTTCACCGATGCTACGGGTGAAAAAGTATACCAAATTGCCCGTGATCAACTCTCTGAAGCCACTTACAGCACCAGCAGCATCGACCGCAACCGCGCCCAAAACTACGCCACCTACGGCGGTCTGCTGTTCATCGGTATCTTCTTTGTCATCCTGTTTCTGGTCAATACGGTGTTAATTATGTATTTCAAGCAGGTCTCAGAGGGTTATGAGGACCGAGAACGGTATGAGATCATGCGAAAGGTCGGTATGAGTGATGAAGAAGTCCGCGCCACCATCAATCGTCAAGTGCTAATCGTCTTCTTTCTGCCTTTGGCGATGGCGCTCGCGCATATCTTTGCCGCGACGAATATTATTACCCAAATTGTAAACGCTTTCGTCATGCTCAACAATGCCTTAACCCTGATCTGCATCGGTGTCTCCGTTGTGGTCTATATACTCGTCTACATCTTCGCTTTCCGCGCCACAGCCAAGACTTATTATAAGATTGTCAAGTAG
- a CDS encoding ABC transporter ATP-binding protein: MELLEVKHLKKVYNTRLGGKQCVALRDVSFSVGNGEFTAIMGASGSGKTTLLNLIASLDKPTEGEILLDGLNFNTISDKAISAFRRNNLGFVFQDFNLLDTFSVKDNILLPLVLSNMPVKEMESRLMPLAQDLGIAGLLDKFPFEISGGEKQRTAFARAVITNPKLILADEPTGSLDSKASAALLEQFYDLNAGGRTLLMVTHSSVAASYAGRVLFIRDGELFNQIYRGSLSRREFLDKIVSTLTVLNDGGVDVE; the protein is encoded by the coding sequence ATGGAACTACTTGAAGTCAAACATCTGAAAAAGGTCTATAACACCCGCCTCGGCGGAAAACAATGCGTCGCCCTCCGGGACGTCAGTTTTTCGGTCGGCAACGGCGAATTCACGGCCATCATGGGTGCGTCCGGATCGGGCAAAACCACGTTACTGAACCTCATCGCCTCGCTCGATAAGCCCACCGAGGGTGAAATCCTGCTCGACGGTCTGAATTTCAACACCATCAGCGATAAAGCCATCTCGGCTTTCCGGCGCAACAACCTCGGCTTTGTGTTTCAGGATTTTAATCTGCTGGACACCTTTTCCGTCAAAGACAACATATTATTGCCGCTCGTGCTCTCCAACATGCCCGTCAAAGAGATGGAGTCACGCTTAATGCCGCTGGCGCAGGATTTGGGAATCGCCGGGTTGTTGGATAAATTCCCGTTCGAGATTTCGGGCGGTGAAAAACAGCGCACCGCGTTTGCGCGGGCTGTCATCACCAATCCAAAACTCATTTTGGCCGACGAACCGACCGGCTCACTCGATTCCAAAGCCTCCGCGGCATTACTCGAACAGTTTTATGACCTCAACGCAGGCGGCCGCACTTTATTGATGGTTACCCACAGCTCCGTTGCGGCCAGTTATGCAGGCCGAGTGCTGTTTATCCGCGACGGCGAACTGTTCAACCAGATCTATCGCGGCTCTCTTTCCCGCCGGGAATTTCTCGACAAGATCGTGTCGACCCTCACGGTGCTCAACGACGGAGGTGTAGACGTTGAATAA
- a CDS encoding sensor histidine kinase, with product MIRKYLRYRGFALLLWLVAEMLISAVALLAGLASEYVLYTVLISSFTILCICTVDFFTFHRKLKTLCDIRENLSDTLHHLPDPGNAVSAEYTEIIKSLYELLRREHDAHSENLNAQIDYYTAWLHQIKTPIAAIRLAVDTQNADPILTAELFKIERYVDMALQYAKFGRLESDLVLAPCNLDALVLSCIKKYSTLFIQKNLTVVFEKTGLTVVTDEKWLAFILEQILSNAVKYTEEGGVRICTEHRALIVEDTGIGIRSDDIDRIFEKGYTGYNGRYDRRASGLGLFMAKTIANELNLTLSAERFRENGAKLMIGLEKVLKED from the coding sequence ATGATTAGAAAATATCTGCGTTATCGCGGATTTGCCCTGCTGCTGTGGCTCGTCGCCGAGATGTTGATTTCAGCTGTCGCACTGCTGGCCGGATTGGCGTCCGAATATGTTTTATACACCGTTCTGATCTCCTCATTCACCATTCTGTGCATCTGTACCGTCGACTTTTTTACCTTTCACCGCAAGCTCAAAACCCTGTGCGACATCCGCGAAAATCTCTCCGATACCCTGCACCATCTGCCCGACCCGGGAAACGCCGTCTCCGCCGAGTATACCGAGATCATCAAATCTCTTTACGAGCTTTTACGCCGTGAACACGACGCGCACAGCGAAAACCTGAACGCGCAGATTGATTATTATACCGCCTGGCTGCACCAGATCAAAACCCCGATCGCCGCCATCCGGTTGGCTGTTGACACGCAAAACGCCGATCCGATTTTAACCGCCGAGTTGTTCAAAATCGAGCGTTATGTCGATATGGCGCTGCAATACGCCAAATTCGGGCGGCTTGAAAGCGATCTGGTGCTTGCGCCCTGCAATCTCGACGCGCTGGTGCTCTCCTGTATCAAAAAATACTCTACTCTGTTTATTCAAAAAAACCTGACGGTCGTTTTCGAAAAAACCGGCTTGACCGTCGTGACCGACGAAAAATGGCTGGCCTTTATTTTGGAACAGATTTTATCAAACGCCGTCAAATACACCGAAGAAGGCGGTGTGCGTATCTGCACCGAGCACCGCGCCCTGATCGTCGAGGACACCGGCATCGGCATCCGAAGCGACGACATCGATCGTATTTTTGAAAAGGGCTACACCGGTTACAACGGCCGATATGATCGGCGCGCCAGCGGTCTCGGCCTGTTTATGGCAAAGACCATCGCAAACGAATTGAATCTCACCTTATCCGCTGAGCGATTTCGCGAAAACGGCGCTAAGCTGATGATCGGGTTGGAAAAAGTGCTGAAAGAGGATTAA
- a CDS encoding response regulator transcription factor: MYQIFIVEDDPTIAKLMGRVLEKWGFSVCCVSDFSAVLTEFRTASPHLVVMDVSLPYYDGYYWCEQIRRESKVPILFVSSHTDNMDAIMAVNMGGDDYITKPFAPELLTAKINALLRRAYSYTAEPPVLEARGALLAADGTLSYDGQKIELSKNEFRILKILIEHKNQIVTRETLIKALWESEDFIDDNTLTVNVNRMRKKLSDNGLDDLITTRKGEGYLIHD; encoded by the coding sequence GTGTATCAGATTTTTATCGTCGAAGACGACCCGACAATTGCAAAGCTGATGGGCAGAGTCCTTGAAAAATGGGGCTTTTCTGTTTGTTGTGTTTCGGACTTCTCGGCGGTATTGACCGAATTCCGAACCGCATCTCCCCACCTGGTCGTGATGGACGTCTCCCTGCCGTATTACGACGGCTATTATTGGTGCGAACAAATCAGACGCGAGTCCAAGGTGCCGATCCTGTTCGTCTCATCCCACACCGACAACATGGACGCGATCATGGCGGTAAACATGGGCGGCGACGACTACATAACCAAACCCTTCGCTCCCGAATTGCTGACCGCCAAAATCAACGCATTACTGCGCAGAGCATACAGTTATACCGCCGAACCACCCGTGCTTGAAGCCCGCGGCGCATTGCTTGCCGCCGACGGCACGTTGTCTTATGACGGTCAGAAAATCGAACTCTCCAAAAACGAATTCCGCATTTTAAAAATCCTGATAGAGCATAAAAATCAAATTGTCACCCGTGAAACGCTGATCAAAGCCCTCTGGGAATCCGAGGATTTCATCGATGACAACACCCTGACGGTCAATGTCAACCGGATGCGTAAAAAGCTCTCCGATAACGGCCTTGACGACCTGATCACGACGCGCAAGGGCGAGGGGTATCTGATCCATGATTAG
- a CDS encoding pyridoxamine kinase, whose translation MAQKRAVTIQDISCFGKCSLTVALPIISAAGIETCAIPTAVLSTHTGGFTGYTYRDLTDDITPIAAHWKTLDLKFDAIYTGYLGSFEQLRLMGEFFDAFKGDGMVMIDPVMADNGILYGGFSADFPAGMAKLCGKADLIVPNLTEAALMLGEQFVGDTYDSAYVESLLKKLSGLGPKQVVLTGISFAPDKIGAACYDANTGKIDYYFNERVPGYFHGTGDVFASALLSAVIRGKTLPAAIKIATDFTLESIKRTAAAKTEPRNGVNFEQSLPNFIKSLD comes from the coding sequence ATGGCACAAAAAAGAGCCGTCACCATTCAGGATATCTCCTGTTTCGGCAAATGTTCGCTGACCGTCGCCCTTCCGATTATCTCGGCGGCCGGCATTGAGACCTGCGCAATCCCGACCGCAGTGCTTTCCACCCACACCGGCGGATTCACGGGCTATACCTACCGCGACCTCACCGATGATATCACCCCGATCGCCGCCCATTGGAAGACCCTTGATCTCAAATTCGACGCGATTTATACCGGTTATCTGGGCAGTTTCGAACAACTGCGCCTGATGGGCGAGTTCTTCGACGCCTTCAAGGGCGACGGCATGGTGATGATCGACCCCGTCATGGCCGACAACGGCATTCTATACGGTGGTTTTTCCGCTGACTTTCCCGCCGGAATGGCTAAGCTCTGCGGCAAGGCCGATCTGATCGTCCCCAACCTCACCGAAGCGGCGCTGATGCTCGGTGAACAGTTCGTCGGCGATACCTACGACAGCGCATATGTTGAGTCGCTCCTGAAAAAACTCTCCGGCCTCGGCCCAAAACAGGTCGTCTTGACCGGCATCAGCTTCGCCCCGGATAAAATCGGCGCGGCCTGCTACGACGCCAACACCGGAAAGATCGATTATTATTTCAACGAGCGCGTACCCGGCTATTTCCACGGCACCGGTGACGTATTCGCCTCGGCGCTGCTCTCGGCGGTGATTCGCGGCAAAACCCTGCCCGCCGCCATCAAAATCGCCACCGATTTTACACTCGAGAGCATCAAGCGCACTGCCGCCGCCAAAACCGAACCCCGCAACGGCGTCAACTTCGAACAATCGCTTCCGAACTTCATCAAATCTCTCGACTAA